From Trichocoleus sp. FACHB-46, one genomic window encodes:
- a CDS encoding YifB family Mg chelatase-like AAA ATPase, which translates to MLARIWSASLVGIDAVKVGVEVDVSGGLPGIVLVGLPGTEVQESRERVKAALKNAGYAFPMRKIVINLTPADLRKEGPSFDLPISVGIMAASEQVSAELLGDYLFLGEVSLDGSLRPVAGVLPIAAAAQQMGITGLVVPAGNAPEAAVVKGLAVYGFQNLAEVGNFLNQPEQYQPVQVDGQAALARSRYTGQDLNEVKGQAHARRALEIAAAGGHNLVFVGPPGSGKTMLARRLPGILPPLTFAESLEVTQIHSVAGLLKERGSLVRDRPFRSPHHSASGPSLVGGGSFPRPGEISLAHRGILFLDELTEFKRDVLEFLRQPLEDGHVTISRTRQSVSFPAQFTLVASTNPCPCGYFGDTIQPCTCSPRQREQYWAKLSGPLMDRIDLQVAVNRLKPEEITRQPLGEASANVRERVQVARDRAQVRFEVEPSLRCNADMQSRHLRKWCVLNDAARNILEGAIRKLGLSARATDRILKVARTIADLAGDEQLQTQHVAEAIQYRTIDRMQ; encoded by the coding sequence GTGCTGGCCAGGATTTGGAGTGCATCCCTCGTCGGGATTGATGCGGTGAAGGTTGGAGTCGAGGTGGATGTCTCCGGTGGGCTCCCAGGCATTGTCTTGGTAGGTTTACCTGGCACTGAAGTGCAGGAGTCGCGGGAACGAGTCAAAGCAGCCCTAAAAAACGCGGGCTACGCCTTCCCTATGCGAAAGATTGTGATTAACCTCACACCAGCCGATCTGCGAAAAGAAGGCCCCAGCTTCGATTTGCCCATTAGTGTGGGAATCATGGCTGCCTCTGAGCAGGTGAGTGCAGAACTGTTGGGCGATTATTTGTTTCTAGGGGAAGTCTCGCTGGACGGTAGCCTCAGACCTGTGGCTGGTGTATTACCGATCGCGGCTGCCGCGCAACAAATGGGAATCACAGGCCTAGTCGTACCTGCGGGCAATGCCCCCGAAGCAGCGGTAGTCAAAGGTTTAGCAGTCTACGGCTTTCAGAATTTAGCAGAAGTGGGAAACTTCCTGAACCAGCCTGAGCAGTATCAGCCTGTGCAAGTCGATGGTCAGGCAGCACTAGCGCGATCGCGTTACACCGGACAAGACTTAAACGAGGTCAAAGGTCAAGCTCATGCCCGTCGCGCCTTGGAAATTGCCGCAGCGGGTGGTCACAACTTAGTTTTCGTTGGCCCTCCCGGTAGCGGTAAAACCATGCTGGCTCGTCGTTTGCCTGGGATTTTACCGCCATTAACTTTCGCCGAATCACTCGAAGTCACTCAGATTCATTCGGTTGCGGGCTTGCTCAAAGAACGAGGTTCTTTGGTTAGAGATCGCCCCTTTCGCAGTCCGCACCATTCTGCCTCTGGCCCCTCGCTCGTGGGCGGCGGGAGTTTTCCTAGACCTGGGGAAATCTCACTCGCTCACCGAGGGATCTTGTTTCTTGACGAATTAACAGAATTTAAGCGAGACGTGTTGGAGTTTTTGCGGCAGCCGCTAGAAGACGGGCATGTCACAATTTCTCGCACGCGGCAGTCAGTATCTTTTCCCGCCCAGTTCACCTTGGTTGCCAGCACCAATCCCTGTCCTTGCGGCTACTTTGGCGACACGATTCAGCCTTGCACTTGTTCGCCCCGCCAGCGAGAGCAATATTGGGCCAAACTCTCTGGCCCGCTGATGGACCGCATTGACCTGCAAGTAGCAGTGAATCGTTTGAAACCGGAAGAAATCACACGGCAACCCTTGGGCGAAGCTTCAGCCAATGTGCGGGAACGAGTGCAAGTAGCTCGCGATCGCGCCCAAGTCCGATTTGAGGTAGAACCCAGCCTGCGCTGCAACGCCGATATGCAGAGCCGTCACTTAAGAAAGTGGTGCGTACTCAATGACGCAGCCCGCAACATCTTGGAAGGAGCAATCCGCAAGCTTGGGCTTTCTGCTAGAGCTACCGATCGCATCTTGAAAGTCGCTCGCACGATCGCAGATTTAGCTGGAGACGAACAACTACAAACCCAGCATGTAGCAGAGGCGATTCAGTACCGGACGATCGATCGGATGCAATAG
- a CDS encoding histidine triad nucleotide-binding protein — MSETDTIFGKIIRREIPADIVYEDNLALAFRDVNPQAPVHILVIPKEPIAKLADAESQNHALMGHLLLTVKRVAEQEGLANGYRVVINNGEDGGQTVPHLHLHILGGRPLAWPPG; from the coding sequence ATGAGCGAAACAGACACGATTTTTGGCAAAATTATCCGCCGCGAAATTCCAGCGGATATTGTTTATGAAGACAACTTGGCCCTTGCCTTTAGAGACGTGAATCCGCAAGCGCCTGTCCATATCCTGGTGATTCCCAAAGAGCCGATCGCCAAGCTTGCAGATGCAGAATCGCAGAATCATGCATTGATGGGGCATTTATTACTAACTGTAAAGCGCGTGGCAGAGCAAGAAGGCTTAGCAAACGGTTACAGAGTTGTAATTAACAATGGGGAAGATGGGGGTCAAACCGTTCCCCATCTGCATTTGCACATTCTCGGCGGGCGACCGCTGGCCTGGCCTCCCGGTTAA